One Thermococcus sp. genomic region harbors:
- a CDS encoding IS607 family transposase translates to MRLYRTGEVAKKLGVSKMTVLRWIKSGKLKAHRIGKEYRVPESEIKRILEGKIPDKVVVYARVPSRDQKEDLERQVEYLKNYCSSKGYQVAKILTDISSGLNENRRGLKQLFKLVESGEITKVVITYKDRLTRFGFRYLEQYFNSHGVEIEVIFDEEDKTPEKELVEDLLAIVTSFAGKLYGMRSHKKKRLVEAVKNALRDD, encoded by the coding sequence GTGAGGCTTTACCGGACTGGTGAAGTCGCAAAGAAACTCGGAGTTTCCAAGATGACAGTCCTCCGCTGGATTAAATCGGGAAAACTCAAAGCCCACAGGATTGGCAAAGAATACCGCGTTCCGGAAAGCGAAATCAAGAGGATTCTTGAAGGCAAAATCCCCGATAAAGTCGTGGTTTACGCCAGAGTCCCAAGCCGGGACCAAAAAGAAGACCTTGAGAGACAAGTAGAATACCTCAAGAACTACTGCTCCTCCAAAGGTTATCAAGTGGCTAAAATTCTTACGGACATTTCATCAGGCTTAAACGAGAACCGGAGGGGATTAAAACAGCTCTTCAAACTCGTCGAGAGCGGAGAGATAACCAAAGTCGTGATAACTTACAAGGACAGACTTACTCGCTTCGGCTTCAGATACCTTGAACAATACTTCAACTCTCACGGCGTTGAAATTGAAGTAATTTTTGACGAGGAGGACAAAACTCCAGAGAAGGAGTTGGTCGAAGACCTTTTGGCCATCGTAACTTCCTTCGCCGGAAAGCTTTATGGCATGCGTTCTCACAAGAAAAAACGCCTCGTCGAGGCGGTAAAGAATGCCCTCAGAGACGATTAA
- a CDS encoding transposase: protein MPSETIKLTAKFKLKETPGGLDELFRTYREIVNFLIAYAFENKVTSFYRLKKETYKSLRKEYLELPSHYLYTACQMATAIFKSFRKRRKKGKAKGKPVFKKEVIMLDDHLFKLDLEARIIKLSTPKGRIQLEFYPTKYHERFKDWKVGQAWLVRTPKGVFLNVVFSKEVEVREPKAFVGVDLNENNVTLSLPNGEFVQIITHEREIRTGYYVKRRKIQRKLRSGKRRKELLEKYGQRERNRLNDLYHKLANKIVELAEKYGGIALEDLTEIRDSIRYSAEMNGRLHRWSFRKLQSIIEYKAKLKGVRVVFVNPAYTSSLCPVCGGKLSPNGHRVLKCSKCGFEADRDVVGSWNIRLKALKMWGVSVPPESQPMKKGGWKVSRNEAYKLYASYD from the coding sequence ATGCCCTCAGAGACGATTAAACTCACTGCCAAATTCAAGCTGAAAGAAACACCCGGAGGGTTAGACGAGCTTTTCCGGACTTATCGTGAAATCGTGAATTTTCTAATCGCTTACGCTTTCGAGAACAAGGTTACGAGCTTTTACCGACTGAAGAAAGAGACTTACAAGAGTTTGCGGAAGGAGTATCTGGAACTCCCAAGCCATTATCTTTACACGGCCTGCCAGATGGCGACGGCGATATTCAAAAGCTTTAGGAAGCGTAGGAAAAAGGGCAAAGCCAAAGGGAAACCGGTCTTCAAAAAAGAAGTCATAATGCTGGACGACCACCTCTTCAAACTCGACCTTGAGGCGAGAATAATAAAACTCTCCACTCCTAAAGGGAGGATTCAACTGGAGTTTTACCCGACCAAGTATCACGAGCGGTTTAAGGACTGGAAGGTTGGACAGGCCTGGCTGGTGAGAACTCCAAAAGGAGTCTTCCTGAACGTTGTATTCTCAAAAGAAGTCGAGGTTAGGGAGCCTAAGGCCTTTGTCGGTGTGGATTTAAACGAGAATAACGTAACGCTTAGCCTTCCTAACGGGGAGTTTGTCCAAATCATCACTCACGAGCGGGAGATTAGGACGGGTTATTACGTGAAGAGGAGAAAGATTCAGAGGAAGTTGAGGAGTGGGAAACGAAGAAAAGAGCTTCTGGAAAAGTATGGGCAAAGGGAAAGAAACAGGCTGAATGACTTGTATCATAAGCTGGCCAATAAAATCGTTGAGCTGGCGGAGAAGTATGGTGGTATTGCTCTGGAGGATTTGACTGAAATCAGGGATTCGATTAGGTATTCGGCTGAAATGAATGGTCGTTTGCACAGGTGGAGTTTTCGCAAACTCCAGTCAATCATCGAGTACAAGGCTAAGCTGAAGGGCGTTAGGGTTGTCTTCGTGAATCCTGCTTACACTTCTTCCCTGTGCCCGGTATGTGGGGGAAAACTAAGCCCGAATGGGCATAGGGTTTTGAAGTGTTCAAAGTGTGGTTTTGAGGCCGACCGTGATGTGGTTGGAAGTTGGAATATTCGTTTAAAAGCCTTGAAGATGTGGGGAGTTTCCGTTCCCCCCGAAAGCCAGCCGATGAAGAAGGGAGGCTGGAAGGTTAGTCGTAACGAGGCTTACAAACTTTACGCAAGTTACGACTAA